A segment of the Pirellulales bacterium genome:
ATGCTGGTTCTGTCGAGACAGCGCGACGAAAGCATCATCATCGGTGACAACATCGTCGTGACCATCGTCGACATCCGCGGCGACAAAGTCCGACTCGGCATTACCGCGCCGCCCGAGATCCCCGTCCATCGGCGCGAGGTCTACGAAGCGATTCAGCGCGAGAACGTTAAA
Coding sequences within it:
- the csrA gene encoding carbon storage regulator CsrA, whose translation is MLVLSRQRDESIIIGDNIVVTIVDIRGDKVRLGITAPPEIPVHRREVYEAIQRENVK